A stretch of Astyanax mexicanus isolate ESR-SI-001 chromosome 21, AstMex3_surface, whole genome shotgun sequence DNA encodes these proteins:
- the gprc5bb gene encoding G protein-coupled receptor, class C, group 5, member Bb isoform X1 — MAISPAFLILLSLIGCSASKGVAQEEAPPPPRGCGLSVAPAYRVLCDLESVWGVVLEAVACGGVVTSIILATLLLAKLKTVTEQERRCGVGPLLLLLLGIVCLFGLSPAFLVGRGEVLCVARRSLFGSLFAMCFSCLLVQGVRLRRLAAGKRSPSGSSLSLLALGLTSVQGMLAGEWLLLTVAREGRTACDYLPVDFALAGSYALGLLLAATALSLCVVLCGGRGGEEASKRRRGKWRCNAVWLFLACLASLLLWAGWLAFYLYGNAASAPRASRLRGSAAAAVTGATDWDEPALALALVTVGWSLLLFYAIPETHLCLRQPANQRSDEAGQDSYYDARQPPTTSQSYHDDEAPASNHRSGYAERQAFTVEEQHTAAVQAGGYHAGVIRPVLPFRSHVYQPTEMAVLMNGGAVSIPTAPPNYTGRHLW; from the exons ATGGCAATAAGCCCCgccttcctcatcctcctcagtCTGATTGGCTGCAGCGCTTCTAAGGGTGTGGCTCAGGAAGAAGCTCCACCCCCTCCTCGGGGTTGCGGTTTGAGCGTCGCGCCGGCCTATCGTGTCCTCTGTGATCTGGAGTCGGTGTGGGGCGTGGTGTTGGAGGCGGTGGCCTGTGGAGGCGTGGTTACGTCCATCATTCTCGCCACGCTGCTGCTGGCGAAGCTGAAGACGGTGACGGAGCAGGAGCGCCGCTGCGGGGTGGGtcctctcctcctgctgctgctgggcATCGTGTGTCTCTTCGGTCTTTCCCCGGCGTTTCTGGTTGGGCGTGGCGAGGTGCTGTGTGTGGCGCGCCGCAGTCTGTTCGGCTCGCTGTTCGCTATGTGCTTTTCCTGCCTGCTGGTTCAGGGGGTGCGACTGCGCCGCCTAGCGGCCGGAAAAAGGAGCCCGTCTGGAAGTTCTCTTTCCCTGCTGGCACTGGGGCTCACGTCGGTGCAGGGCATGCTGGCGGGCGAGTGGCTGCTGCTCACGGTGGCGCGCGAGGGCCGCACTGCCTGCGATTACCTGCCAGTGGACTTTGCGCTGGCAGGAAGCTACGCTCTGGGGCTGCTGCTGGCTGCCACGGCCCTGTCCCTGTGCGTGGTGCTGTGCGGTGGACGGGGGGGCGAGGAGGCGAGTAAGAGGCGGAGGGGGAAGTGGAGGTGCAACGCTGTGTGGCTCTTCCTCGCCTGCCTCGCTTCCCTCCTTCTGTGGGCTGGCTGGCTCGCTTTCTATCTCTATGGCAACGCAGCCTCAGCACCCCGAGCCTCCCGTCTCCGCGGCAGTGCTGCAGCCGCCGTAACCGGGGCGACGGACTGGGATGAGCCGGCGCTCGCCCTCGCTTTGGTAACGGTCGGCTGGTCGCTCCTGCTGTTCTACGCCATACCGGAAACACACCTGTGCCTGAGGCAGCCGGCCAATCAGAGGAGCGACGAGGCTGGGCAGGATTCCTACTATGACGCGCGCCAGCCACCCACAACCTCGCAGAGTTACCATGACGATGAGGCACCTGCGTCCAATCACAGGTCGGGGTACGCAGAAAGGCAGGCCTTCACTGTGGAGGAGCAGCACACCGCAG ctgTACAGGCTGGAGGGTATCATGCTGGAGTAATAAGGCCGGTGCTTCCATTCCGGAGTCATGTGTATCAGCCCACTGAGATGGCTGTGCTGATGAACGGAGGAGCGGTGAGT aTTCCCACCGCTCCCCCAAACTACACAGGACGGCATCTGTGGTGA
- the gprc5bb gene encoding G protein-coupled receptor, class C, group 5, member Bb isoform X2 has product MAISPAFLILLSLIGCSASKGVAQEEAPPPPRGCGLSVAPAYRVLCDLESVWGVVLEAVACGGVVTSIILATLLLAKLKTVTEQERRCGVGPLLLLLLGIVCLFGLSPAFLVGRGEVLCVARRSLFGSLFAMCFSCLLVQGVRLRRLAAGKRSPSGSSLSLLALGLTSVQGMLAGEWLLLTVAREGRTACDYLPVDFALAGSYALGLLLAATALSLCVVLCGGRGGEEASKRRRGKWRCNAVWLFLACLASLLLWAGWLAFYLYGNAASAPRASRLRGSAAAAVTGATDWDEPALALALVTVGWSLLLFYAIPETHLCLRQPANQRSDEAGQDSYYDARQPPTTSQSYHDDEAPASNHRSGYAERQAFTVEEQHTAAVQAGGYHAGVIRPVLPFRSHVYQPTEMAVLMNGGAIPTAPPNYTGRHLW; this is encoded by the exons ATGGCAATAAGCCCCgccttcctcatcctcctcagtCTGATTGGCTGCAGCGCTTCTAAGGGTGTGGCTCAGGAAGAAGCTCCACCCCCTCCTCGGGGTTGCGGTTTGAGCGTCGCGCCGGCCTATCGTGTCCTCTGTGATCTGGAGTCGGTGTGGGGCGTGGTGTTGGAGGCGGTGGCCTGTGGAGGCGTGGTTACGTCCATCATTCTCGCCACGCTGCTGCTGGCGAAGCTGAAGACGGTGACGGAGCAGGAGCGCCGCTGCGGGGTGGGtcctctcctcctgctgctgctgggcATCGTGTGTCTCTTCGGTCTTTCCCCGGCGTTTCTGGTTGGGCGTGGCGAGGTGCTGTGTGTGGCGCGCCGCAGTCTGTTCGGCTCGCTGTTCGCTATGTGCTTTTCCTGCCTGCTGGTTCAGGGGGTGCGACTGCGCCGCCTAGCGGCCGGAAAAAGGAGCCCGTCTGGAAGTTCTCTTTCCCTGCTGGCACTGGGGCTCACGTCGGTGCAGGGCATGCTGGCGGGCGAGTGGCTGCTGCTCACGGTGGCGCGCGAGGGCCGCACTGCCTGCGATTACCTGCCAGTGGACTTTGCGCTGGCAGGAAGCTACGCTCTGGGGCTGCTGCTGGCTGCCACGGCCCTGTCCCTGTGCGTGGTGCTGTGCGGTGGACGGGGGGGCGAGGAGGCGAGTAAGAGGCGGAGGGGGAAGTGGAGGTGCAACGCTGTGTGGCTCTTCCTCGCCTGCCTCGCTTCCCTCCTTCTGTGGGCTGGCTGGCTCGCTTTCTATCTCTATGGCAACGCAGCCTCAGCACCCCGAGCCTCCCGTCTCCGCGGCAGTGCTGCAGCCGCCGTAACCGGGGCGACGGACTGGGATGAGCCGGCGCTCGCCCTCGCTTTGGTAACGGTCGGCTGGTCGCTCCTGCTGTTCTACGCCATACCGGAAACACACCTGTGCCTGAGGCAGCCGGCCAATCAGAGGAGCGACGAGGCTGGGCAGGATTCCTACTATGACGCGCGCCAGCCACCCACAACCTCGCAGAGTTACCATGACGATGAGGCACCTGCGTCCAATCACAGGTCGGGGTACGCAGAAAGGCAGGCCTTCACTGTGGAGGAGCAGCACACCGCAG ctgTACAGGCTGGAGGGTATCATGCTGGAGTAATAAGGCCGGTGCTTCCATTCCGGAGTCATGTGTATCAGCCCACTGAGATGGCTGTGCTGATGAACGGAGGAGCG aTTCCCACCGCTCCCCCAAACTACACAGGACGGCATCTGTGGTGA